A stretch of DNA from Cannabis sativa cultivar Pink pepper isolate KNU-18-1 chromosome X, ASM2916894v1, whole genome shotgun sequence:
ATCACAAACTGAAAACATACACATATAATACCCATCAAAGCATAAAActtaaatacataataataaatttcaccaaataaaataatatatacatggAAGCATGATTTAAGTATACATCAAAACAAGTCTATATAATGATTTAGTAAACCAAACCTGAGAATTTGAAGAAGCAAACTTCTATTTCTTAAACCAGTTTAtttgataagtttgatcatgttAGAATAGCATATTTATACTAACTTTTAAAGAGAGAGTAACTTTCACTCATATAACACGTATGTATAATGACTAAGCAGTAATATACCAATTAGCTCAACACGTAGCAAAATGTAAGATAAAACCCAAGATTTatcttcaaatattttaaaaactcTACTAACAGATAATCAGAAATTGTAAAAACttgatattataaaaaaatcaaaaatttagTATTGTAACACGTATTTGATGAGTAAGCTAATAGttgtatattttttgttttttttttaaaaaagaaaaaagaatcaaAAAcgttatctatattttttttagctttttCTTTTAAGGGCAAAATTATCCATGCATCAGTCCAAGAAATTCGAAAACAAAAAAACTTACATTAAAGCAGATAAATTTCATCATATGTGACATTTATATCTACAGATAGAGAGAAAAAGGGGTAAAAAAATTAgggattgaaaaaaaaaggtgAGAAATACAAATAGAAAAATTagggattttatatttttgtgtgcaaaTGGAGACAAAGAAGGGTAAAAAACATTAGAGATTTTGAAATGAATAAACATACCTGGTGGAGGTCTGCATGTCGACAATATTGAGCTTCGTTATGAATTCAGTGGTGCTGGTGGTGGTTGCCGCCGTCGCAAGCCTTCTCTTGTCATTGATCTAATGGGTGTTCTTATTTGTTGTCTTGATCATTTCCCAACTATACACAGTAATTACAGAGAAactgagagagagaagaagaggaagagatAACTATTTGAAAGGAAACTTCCAGAAATATCAAGAGAGAATTAATATATTCACCTTCAAAATATTAGGAGAAAGAATTAAATAGAATATAATATTGGAAAATAGGAACATGTGAGCTGTGAATGTTGACTCTTACACTTTTTTTACCTTGAAAATCTTAATTGAAAatcttaataattatattaaaagcaTTACATTAACCAAAACGTGAGCTGTCAATTGAGTGTTACACTTTTTGAGCTTCAAAATATATTGGAAATTACCAAAACATGAGTTGTCAATTAAAAGCATTACATTAACCAAAACGTGAGCTGTCAATTGACTGTTACACTTTTTGAGCTTTTGAATTTCTTAAAGGGTAAAATGGAAGATATTTCTTACTATTATAAAAGTGTTACACTTTTTGAGCTTcaaaatatattgaaaattatcaAAACATGAGCTGTCAATTAAGACAGAGAATCAAATAGAGGTGAAAAGACAAAATTGTTAATATTGAATTTCTTAAAGGGTAAAATGGAAACGTGAGCTGTCAATTGACTGttacactttttgaacttttgaatttcttaaagggcccgtttggtacacaggattggactggattggactgaaaaggattggactggactggacaagattggattatgctgaaaATCTATTCTCTCActacattctctctctctctctctctctctctctctctctctctctctctctctctctctctctctctctctctctctctctctctctctcttagtcAAAAGATAATCTTGGACCTAAAGATCTCACAAGAAAGAACAACTATCGGTTAATTCTCTCAGTTTTCCTAAACATGGTTGTTttaaaacatatacatatatgtatttatatgataTTTGTATCATCCGTATACTTTAGGCAAATTGTTTTAATTGCAAACAGGCCAGTATCTTTCGCTGTTACAATTGATAATTATTTGAGAAAAATAACCAATAAAGAATAAAGAGATACAATTAATAagaatttgtataaataattattttaacaccATCCTTAAAACTGATGATAATGCTGCAAGAAGCATTAAGCATTATGAGTTTATTTGAAAGAAAACgaaaacaaaaaattgtatGTTATTATTGTGTACCCTATACATCCACACTCTAACATCAAAAACAAGTActgactttaaaaaaaaaaaaacagccaataattaaaaaaaataataaagaagagatttttttttaaagctttaataagtaaaaaatagtaaaaaaaatttaagtagaGAAAgtatatatgttaaaattttctttaatgataaattaaaatttaaaaaaaaaattaatatttaatgtaaatatttatttttataaccaTTTCCTTTAAAAATTCAGAATGTTATTAACTACAGAAATCTATACCTGCTATAATAAGCTACAACCcatctttatttttctttaaaagaatttattttttcaatccaCAATCATTCAGCTGGAAGAGTCTTAATTGCAACATCTGGAATTAGGAACATAAATATCTACTACACCAGTTCATAAATAGTTCGTAAATTTGCCTAAGAAATCCTAAAGGGAGTATCAATAAGGCAGGTCTATAAACAATCCTAATAGTGCAAGATCCTTAGCAACTACTAAAATCTTGAATTATTAGCAACTGCTTAATGTGCTTTATCTATGACAGTCAATAAAAAATTCACAATCAAGTTTCCCCATATGTATCATGACAAATTCTTCTAATTAAAGAGTACATTCATGAATGCCATAAAGTATACCACGAATATACTCCTGCAATGTGTTTCAATATAGTTTATTCTGATCCTTGTTAGAGAGATCCTAATGTCATCTGAaaaacacttttttttaatttttacttggTAACAGAAATAATTACAGGACATCCatgaatatgtatataataaaaaattagaacccAATTAAACAACCCAATTAATTACAAAGTTAGTTGGATGATAGCAGAGCAAACTaacaaaacaaataaatgaACCCTTTAAAGCCAAAATTCGAAATCTTTACcaataattgaaataaaataagagCATCAGTtactctaaatatattttacaattCAAAGAATTAACCTTAAAGGTATGAGAGAATTTTGTAATACAAATCCACCAAAACAGAATTAGAACATGCCTGTAAAAGAGAAAAAGGAAACAGAAAGAGAGATGTTCAACCTCATATGCAACTACACGAgtatataaataagaaaaaattcacaaagatTCAATCACAAACTGAAAACATACACATATAATACCCATCAAAGCATAAAActtaaatacataataataaatttcaccaaataaaataatatatacatggAAGCATGATTTAAGTATACATCAAAACAAGTCTATATAATGATTTAGTAAACCAAACCTGAGAATTTGAAGAAGCAAACTTCTATTTCTTAAACCAGTTTAtttgataagtttgatcatgttAGAATAGCATATTTATACTAACTTTTAAAGAGAGAGTAACTTTCACTCATATAACACGTATGTATAATGACTAAGCAGTAATATACCAATTAGCTCAACACGTAGCAAAATGTAAGATAAAACCCAAGATTTatcttcaaatattttaaaaactcTACTAACAGATAATCAGAAATTGTAAAAACttgatattataaaaaaatcaaaaatttagTATTGTAACACGTATTTGATGAGTAAGCTAATAGttgtatattttttgttttttttttaaaaagaaaaaagaatcaaAAAcgttatctatattttttttagctttttCTTTTAAGGGCAAAATTATCCATGCATCAGTCCAAGAAATTCGAAAACAAAAAAACTTACATTAAAGCAGATAAATTTCATCATATGTGACATTTATATCTACAGATAGAGAGAAAAAGGGGTAAAAAAATTAgggattgaaaaaaaaaggtgAGAAATACAAATAGAAAAATTagggattttatatttttgtgtgcaaaTGGAGACAAAGAAGGGTAAAAAACATTAGAGATTTTGAAATGAATAAACATACCTGGTGGAGGTCTGCATGTCGACAATATTGAGCTTCGTTATGAATTCAGTGGTGCTGGTGGTGGTTGCCGCCGTCGCAAGCCTTCTCTTGTCATTGATCTAATGGGTGTTCTTATTTGTTGTCTTGATCATTTCCCAACTATACACAGTAATTACAGAGAAactgagagagagaagaagaggaagagatAACTATTTGAAAGGAAACTTCCAGAAATATCAAGAGAGAATTAATATATTCACCTTCAAAATATTAGGAGAAAGAATTAAATAGAATATAATATTGGAAAATAGGAACATGTGAGCTGTGAATGTTGACTCTTACACTTTTTTTACCTTGAAAATCTTAATTGAAAatcttaataattatattaaaagcaTTACATTAACCAAAACGTGAGCTGTCAATTGAGTGTTACACTTTTTGAGCTTCAAAATATATTGGAAATTACcaaaacatgatttgtcaattaAAAGCATTACATTAACCAAAACGTGAGCTGTCAATTGACTGTTACACTTTTTGAGCTTTTGAATTTCTTAAAGGGTAAAATGGAAGATATTTCTTACTATTATAAAAGTGTTACACTTTTTGAGCTTcaaaatatattgaaaattatcaAAACATGAGCTGTCAATTAAGACAGAGAATCAAATAGAGGTGAAAAGACAAAATTGTTAATATTGAATTTCTTAAAGGGTAAAATGGAAACGTGAGCTGTCAATTGACTGttacactttttgaacttttgaatttcttaaagggcccgtttggtacacaggattggactggattggactgaaaaggattggactggactggacaagattggattatgctgaaaATCTATTCTCTCActacattctctctctctctctctctctctctctctctctctctctctctctctctctctctctctctctctctctctctctctctctctctctctctctctctctctctctctaaggaACCAGCTAggatttggtatttttttttcagttgcAATTGTGTGATTCTAGCAGGCCTTGAGTGTTCTAATTCAAGGTAAAATTCATTTCGCTTCTCCTCCTTTGATTTCTTTAAGCTCAAGTTATTCAGTCTAAatgtttgaattttagttttagGTTGCTATGTTATGAATTGGTGTTTGTTTTGGTGCTCTGAAGTTTATTTGGGATTGTTTAAGTTAAATTTTAGTTGGAATTGTTGGTTGTGTTGATGTTTGAGCAAGGTTTGAGATTAAGAACTCAAACCTTGCTCTCTAATGGCGATTTAGGATTCTGTGTAAATTGTTAGGTTTTGTTTCTTGAAATGAGTTTATTATGGTGCATACATGTATTCTGGAGATTATTGGAAAGTTTGGGGTTGAATTTTGTTGTTGGGGACATTTATGGTGGTTCCTACACTTAATCGATCGACCGGTTCAGGGGAACCTGTAACAATCGGTTGACTGGTTAGTCCCTAGGAAACCCCATCGAACTGGAATTTCGATTGAggaaccggtctaccagttGGGACAATTTTAGAaccttagttttttttttcgtttttgtgttatttagatTATTGCCATGTCATTCATCGATAGggttatttctagtttaattttaaagtcCCTGGGATGTGTTTTAACGTGTCTCTCATCAGAATTTCGAATATTGTAGTTTAGGGTCCTATAAAGCGTCGAGCTGCAGTTTCACTCACACTGACCCGCACACCTGAGCACGAAAATGAGGTAAGATAGCATAAAGTATATTTATGTGAATGTATGCATGTTATTAATTGTTTACACTACTAACACTAACAAAAATATAGTTGTAAGGGTGTTAGTACAATGTAGGGTTTTAGGGTAGTTACAGTGTTACCAAAACGAGTACTAGAGGGTACGTCatgcatgtggtacaacacttagtaactcCCAGAAGTACAATAATGGCCCTAACAATACAAGTACGGAGTTGGTACTCTAGTGCATATGGTACAGTGGTCGTACTTCCGTTGGGAACGTTCTTAGCTATTTTGTGAGCTTAGCATTTGAGCTCAGGACGACTTAGGCATAAAGCCGGTATTGCATTGTTTGTATATAATTATGCATATTTTAttaagtctgtcgactcataaGTTTGTTACAttgtgtaggtaaaggtaaAGTTAAGTTGGAGGAGCAGTGAGATGATCGCTTGACAAGGATTGTACATATCGTGGCAGTGTAACCGAGATGGTTCCCATAATACTCTAAGATTAAAATAACAGATTAGTGAATCTTAACTAGTTAAATGTgtattaatatgaaattatattaatacataattaaatatattatttaaaaaataattaataaaaaaagggTCCATCGAGAGCCCTATTGTTTCAAGGTATGTAATTGTATGTATTGCTTGAAATATGAATCCCCGGCAAGCTGATACTCTCTTGTGCAGTATTGAACATTGAGTGATCCTAAAAACCCAGATAGATTATCCTATAAAGCTTACAGCTTTTGGAGGAAGAAGACCTCTGAGAAGAGAAGAAACCGCCATGAAGTTCCAGATTGAAGATGTGACGGTGTACTTCCCCTACGACCACATATACCCAGAGCAGTACGCTTATATGCTTGAACTCAAGCGATCTCTAGACGCGAAGGGCCACTGCCTCCTTGAGATGCCCACCGGCACTGGTAAGACCATTGCTCTCCTCTCCCTCATCACAAGCTACACTCTCTCTAAGCCCCAAACTCCACTCAAGCTTATTTACTGTACCCGAACCGTTCACGAGATGGAGAAGACCCTTGCCGAGCTCAAGCTCCTCCATGACTACCAGCTCCGACACCTCGGTCCCCAGGCCAAGATCCTTGCCCTCGGCCTCTCCTCCCGCAAGAATCTCTGCGTCAACTCTACCGTCCTCGCCGCTGAGAATCGTGACTCCGTCGACGCCGCCTGTCGCAAGCTCACTGCGACTTGGGTTCGGGCATTGGCTGCTGAGAGCCCTGACGTCCCCACTTGCGACTTCTTCGAGCAGTTCGATAAGGCCGGTCCCGCTGCTGTGTTGCCGCCTGGGGTTTATACATTGCAGGTACTCTTGCCCTTTAGTTGGAATACAAGATTGATCATTTTaatgaaaataacattattattgtGTTTATATTTACGGGTTTTGTGGAGAATTACATTTTGGGTTTATTGAAaaatctttgttttttttttttttttttggggggggggggggggggggggggggatgaATTTGGAAAGACTTCAAATTCAATCAAGACTTGGTACTCACTGAGTtgtatttgaaaatttaggatTTGAGGGCTGTGGGAAAGGAGAAAGGATGGTGCCCCTACTTCTTGGCACGACATATGGTGCAGTTTGCCAATGTGATTGTTTATAGTTATCAGTATTTGCTTGATCCGAAAGTGGCTGGGATTATCTCCAAGGAAATGCAGAAGGAATCTGTTGTGGTGTTTGATGAGGCTCACAATATTGACAATGTGTGTATTGAAGCACTTAGTGTTAGTGTGAGGAGGCAGACGCTTGAAGGGGCAAGAAGGAATCTTAATAAGATGCGTCAGGAGATTGACAGGTAGGTGCTGTCTTCTGATTTCTTGTTCTGGTGATGATAGTTCTGTATTCTTATTAAAGAATGTTAAGGAATGCTTTTATTCTTATCTTGATTCGTCTTATATGCATTATTTAACCTTGCCAGCTTAACACAAAAACTCACCTTTAATGGAGTGTTTTATCTTTGTATTTGATCTTATGGTGAACCACAATTGCTAATGGATGATTGTGAGGCATATTGTAGTAAACTGATTATCCCATTGCGACACCTTGTAATCTGACTCAGTAATCTACCAATATTTGTTATAATCAAAGCTATAGTTTTTCTAGAGTAATTTTTGAACTAATCCTTAACTTGGATATTCTTTTGTTTCCTTGACATGTTAGGTAGGTTCAAGGCCACTGATGCTGGTAGACTGCGTGCTGAATACAACCGGCTTGTTGATGGTTTGGCACAAAGAGGAAATCTTCccagtatgtttttttttttgacttctTCCCAGAAGGCTGGATTTCCATTCTCAGTTTTCAATTATGTATGCTGCAATTATGTTTTCTACATCCATAAATTCACACAAGTTATACTTAATTTATGCAGTATCAGACACTTGGCTTGCAAACCCTGCCCTACCAGATGATATTTTGAAGGAAGCTGTGCCTGGTAATATACGCAGAGCAGAGCATTTCCTGCATGTTCTACGTAGATTGGTTCAGTATCTAGAAGGGCGTCTAGAGACTGAAAATGTTGAGAAAGAAGGGCCCATTGGATTTGTTTCCTCCATTATGACACATGCTGGAATTGACCAGAAAACGTTAAAGTTTTGTTATGATCGCCTGCACTCACTCATGTTGACATTAGAAATTACAGATACAGATGAGTTCTTACACATCCAAACAATATGTGACTTTGCAACACTTGTGGGAACATATGCCCGTGGTTTCTCTATAATAATTGAACCTTTTGATGAGAGAATGCCTCATATTCCTGATCCAGTTTTGCAGgttggttttattttttattttgttgttagtttACATTTGTGAGAACACATGGAAAAGTGTAATTGTTCTAAGGTGGAAAATATATTGGTGCATTTTGTTCTTGTATGTCCATGAATCAGATTGTTATCATTTGAAACATTCCAAGTGCATTTTTCTACTTCATTTTGGAACTTCTTCTGGATTCCAGTCAAGGATAAAATTTTGTGTATATGAATCATCTTTATTCATCTCTATATGTTGTATTACGAAGTATTAGGGATTGTTAAATAGCTCTTTCCCAACTTT
This window harbors:
- the LOC115703544 gene encoding general transcription and DNA repair factor IIH helicase subunit XPD isoform X1, whose translation is MKFQIEDVTVYFPYDHIYPEQYAYMLELKRSLDAKGHCLLEMPTGTGKTIALLSLITSYTLSKPQTPLKLIYCTRTVHEMEKTLAELKLLHDYQLRHLGPQAKILALGLSSRKNLCVNSTVLAAENRDSVDAACRKLTATWVRALAAESPDVPTCDFFEQFDKAGPAAVLPPGVYTLQDLRAVGKEKGWCPYFLARHMVQFANVIVYSYQYLLDPKVAGIISKEMQKESVVVFDEAHNIDNVCIEALSVSVRRQTLEGARRNLNKMRQEIDRFKATDAGRLRAEYNRLVDGLAQRGNLPISDTWLANPALPDDILKEAVPGNIRRAEHFLHVLRRLVQYLEGRLETENVEKEGPIGFVSSIMTHAGIDQKTLKFCYDRLHSLMLTLEITDTDEFLHIQTICDFATLVGTYARGFSIIIEPFDERMPHIPDPVLQLSCHDASLAIKPVFDRFQSVVITSGTLSPIDLYPRLLNFNPVVSRSFTMSLTRDCICPMVLTRGSDQLPVSTKFDMRSDLGVVRNYGRLLLEMVSVVPDGIVCFFVSYSYMDGIVNSWNETGILKEIMQHKLVFIETQDVVETTLALDNYRKACDCGRGAVFFSVARGKVAEGIDFDRHYGRLVIMFGVPFQYTLSKILLARLEYLRDTFQIKEGDFLTFDALRQAAQCVGRVIRSKADYGMMIFADKRYSRHDKRSKLPGWILSHLRDAHLNLSTDMALHIAREFLRKMAQPYDKAGSSGRKTLLSQEDLEKMSDRIVEEMLY
- the LOC115703544 gene encoding general transcription and DNA repair factor IIH helicase subunit XPD isoform X2, which codes for MKFQIEDVTVYFPYDHIYPEQYAYMLELKRSLDAKGHCLLEMPTGTGKTIALLSLITSYTLSKPQTPLKLIYCTRTVHEMEKTLAELKLLHDYQLRHLGPQAKILALGLSSRKNLCVNSTVLAAENRDSVDAACRKLTATWVRALAAESPDVPTCDFFEQFDKAGPAAVLPPGVYTLQDLRAVGKEKGWCPYFLARHMVQFANVIVYSYQYLLDPKVAGIISKEMQKESVVVFDEAHNIDNVCIEALSVSVRRQTLEGARRNLNKMRQEIDRFKATDAGRLRAEYNRLVDGLAQRGNLPISDTWLANPALPDDILKEAVPGNIRRAEHFLHVLRRLVQYLEGRLETENVEKEGPIGFVSSIMTHAGIDQKTLKFCYDRLHSLMLTLEITDTDEFLHIQTICDFATLVGTYARGFSIIIEPFDERMPHIPDPVLQLSCHDASLAIKPVFDRFQSVVITSGTLSPIDLYPRLLNFNPVVSRSFTMSLTRDCICPMVLTRGSDQLPVSTKFDMRSDLGVVRNYGRLLLEMVSVVPDGIVCFFVSYSYMDGIVNSWNETGILKEIMQHKLVFIETQDVVETTLALDNYRKACDCGRGAVFFSVASYRVILSIIL